A single Argentina anserina chromosome 7, drPotAnse1.1, whole genome shotgun sequence DNA region contains:
- the LOC126802656 gene encoding LOW QUALITY PROTEIN: anthranilate synthase alpha subunit 1, chloroplastic (The sequence of the model RefSeq protein was modified relative to this genomic sequence to represent the inferred CDS: inserted 1 base in 1 codon; substituted 1 base at 1 genomic stop codon): MQVLGFSHRLVTPATHRLSPVPAINIFTRTASSSLSCVPKLRCVPEIKCCSEKNPSLVTDVKKFEEASKNGNLVPLYKCIFLDQLTPVLAYRCLVKEDDREAPSFLFESVEQSTQGRYSVVGAQPAMEIVAKENKVTVXAGCSVEEFVEDPMVIPKRISENWSPQLIDELPDAFCGGWVGFFSYDTVRYAEKRRLPFSKAPEDDRNLPDMHLGLYDDVIVFDHVEKKAYIIHWVRLDRYSSVEKAYLDGVRRLEQLVARVHDIDPPKISPGAVNLQTHHFGPPLTNSNMSSEAYKDIVKKAKEHILSGDIFQIVLSQRFERRTFADPFEVYRALRTVNPSPYLTYLQASGCILVASSPEILMSAKKKRIVNRPLAGTARRGKTAAEDALLEVKLLQDEKQCAEHIMLVDLGRNDVGKVSKFGXVKVERLMDVERYSHVMHISSTVTGELRDGLTCWDALRAALPVGTVSGAPKVKAMELIDELEVNRRGPYSGGFGAVYFSGDMDIALALRTIVFPTAPRFDTMYSYNNGDTRREWVAYLQAGAGIVADSDPADENQECQNKAAGLVRAIDLAEEAFVQ; the protein is encoded by the exons ATGCAAGTTCTCGGCTTCTCACACCGCTTAGTTACGCCGGCAACTCACCGGTTGTCCCCGGTGCCGGCCATTAACATTTTCACTAGAACCGCAAGCTCGTCACTTTCATGTGTTCCAAAACTCAGATGCGTCCCAGAAATCAAATGCTGCTCTGAGAAGAATCCGTCCTTGG TTACTGATGTAAAGAAGTTTGAAGAAGCATCGAAGAATGGAAATTTGGTTCCCTTGTACAAGTGCATTTTCTTGGACCAGCTCACACCGGTTCTTGCATATCGATGCTTGGTGAAGGAAGATGATAGAGAAGCTCCCAGTTTTCTGTTCGAGTCGGTTGAGCAGAGCACCCAG GGGCGATATAGCGTTGTTGGAGCTCAACCAGCAATGGAAATTgtagcaaaagaaaataaggtGACGG AAGCAGGGTGTTCAGTAGAGGAGTTTGTTGAAGATCCCATGGTCATTCCGAAAAGAATCTCAGAGAATTGGAGTCCCCAACTTATTGATGAACTTCCAGATGCATTTTGTG GTGGTTGGGTAGGATTCTTCTCATATGACACAGTTCGATATGCGGAAAAGAGAAGACTGCCATTCTCAAAGGCTCCCGAGGATGACAGAAATCTTCCAGATATGCATCTAGGACTCTATGATGATGTTATAGTGTTTGATCACGTAGAGAAG AAAGCATATATCATTCACTGGGTGAGGCTCGACCGATACTCCTCGGTTGAGAAAGCCTACCTCGATGGAGTAAGACGGTTGGAGCAGTTAGTGGCTCGTGTACACGACATCGACCC ACCAAAGATATCTCCCGGTGCAGTGAATCTGCAGACTCACCATTTTGGTCCTCCTTTAACGAATTCAAACATGAGCAGTGAGGCATACAAGGACATTGTAAAGAAGGCAAAGGAGCATATACTCTCAGGGGATATTTTCCAAATCGTCTTAAGTCAGCGATTTGAACGTCGAACATTTGCTGATCCATTTGAAGTTTATAGAGCGCTGAGGACTGTAAATCCGAGTCCATACTTGACATATTTGCAG GCTAGTGGGTGTATTCTGGTTGCTTCAAGTCCGGAAATTCTTATGAGTGCAAAGAAG AAAAGGATTGTGAACCGGCCATTAGCCGGCACAGCCAGAAGAGGGAAAACCGCGGCAGAGGACGCACTTTTAGAGGTTAAACTGCTCCAAGATGAGAAGCAGTGCGCTGAACATATTATGCTGGTGGACTTGGGCAGAAACGACGTCGGGAAGGTTT CAAAATTTGGTTAGGTGAAGGTGGAAAGACTAATGGACGTGGAACGATATTCCCATGTCATGCACATAAGCTCTACG GTTACCGGAGAGCTAAGAGATGGACTCACCTGTTGGGACGCTCTGCGAGCTGCATTGCCGGTGGGAACTGTGAGTGGAGCGCCAAAG GTAAAGGCCATGGAGCTTATTGATGAATTGGAGGTGAACCGCAGGGGACCATACAGTGGCGGATTTGGAGCAGTTTATTTCTCAGGCGATATGGACATTGCACTAGCTCTGAGGACCATAGTGTTCCCAACAGCACCCCGGTTCGACACAATGTACTCTTACAACAATGGTGACACCCGCCGCGAGTGGGTTGCATATCTCCAAGCTGGTGCTGGAATAGTTGCTGATAGTGACCCTGCCGATGAGAACCAAGAGTGCCAGAACAAAGCCGCCGGTCTCGTCCGTGCCATCGACTTGGCAGAGGAAGCATTCGTACAATGA
- the LOC126802745 gene encoding pleckstrin homology domain-containing protein 1 has product MASLWRAATGLTDKPADHDGVEFWSNPERTGWLTKQGEYIKTWRRRWFVLKQGKLFWFKDSTVTRASRSRGVIPVAKCLTVKGAEDVVNKQYAFELSTRSETMYFIADSEKEKEDWINSIGRSIVQHSRSVTDSEVVDYDSNKN; this is encoded by the coding sequence ATGGCGAGTCTATGGCGGGCCGCGACGGGCCTGACCGACAAGCCAGCCGACCACGACGGCGTGGAGTTCTGGTCAAACCCGGAGCGGACGGGGTGGCTAACCAAGCAAGGGGAGTACATCAAGACGTGGCGTCGCCGCTGGTTCGTTCTGAAGCAAGGCAAGCTCTTCTGGTTCAAAGACTCCACCGTCACGCGCGCGTCGAGATCACGCGGCGTGATCCCGGTGGCCAAGTGCCTGACGGTGAAGGGCGCGGAGGACGTGGTGAACAAGCAGTACGCTTTCGAGCTCTCCACGCGCTCCGAGACCATGTACTTCATCGCCGActcggagaaggagaaggaggacTGGATCAACTCGATCGGACGGTCGATCGTGCAGCACTCCAGGTCGGTGACGGACTCTGAGGTCGTGGATTACGATAGCAACAAGAACTAG
- the LOC126803755 gene encoding LOW QUALITY PROTEIN: receptor kinase-like protein Xa21 (The sequence of the model RefSeq protein was modified relative to this genomic sequence to represent the inferred CDS: inserted 1 base in 1 codon) gives MCLTVFLGPFSADRCIEKFNRVTDTQRSYYIALEIVKLSTSFCNSLISFSIPNPPTPVSDARDIIYTRRNADDRKFQKPLGSVSLEYLYLQRNLIQGTIPSSLASLRGLQSLDLSENNLSGKIPKDIQRLPFLIYLNFSSNNLEGEVPKEGVFXNTTAILLDENPKLCGGVSELQLPPCPIKVPKQRKLHGFKLKLTISLVAGCCLLFAVIFALYWRSKTQKKKPVSKVASINFLSIVSYQTLHQATGGFSPSNQIGSGGFSSVYKGILNQEENSIVAIKVLTLQQKGASKSFTAECNALRNIRHRNLVKIITCCSGTDNNGNDFKALVFEYMSNGSLEEWLHRGNQSMSLTLLQRLNVAIDVASALCYLHDHCEPQIIHRDLKPSNVLLDDDMVARVSDFGLARLISPTADCSGNQCSTAGIKGTVGYAAPEYVVGIEPSREGDVYSYGVLVLQLFTGRRPTDEMFVDGCNIHNFVEMAIPGRLMQIVDLALLASLEVTTPARAQNEVNYKNDEIEAAEENIDNENLSKMNTYVWKCILPTLKIGLAYSEESPRNRMSMEEVLTIVLTSVDRGLEAKQEDSVWHQKQGANIM, from the exons ATGTGCTTAACAGTCTTTCTCGGTCCATTTTCTGCGGATAGATGTATTGAAAAGTTCAACCGTGTTACTGATACTCAGAGATCATACTACATCGCATTAGAAATAGTCAAGTTATCGACCTCATTTTGTAATTCACTGATATCATTTTCCATTCCAAATCCGCCAACTCCAGTTAGCGATGCAAGG gaTATTATATATACGAGAAGAAATGCCGATGACAGGAAATTCCAGAAACCATTAGGGAGTGTGAGTCTTGAATATCTTTACCTACAGAGGAATCTCATTCAAGGTACAATACCTTCTTCTTTGGCTTCTCTGAGAGGTCTGCAGTCTCTAGATCTTTCAGAAAACAACTTGTCAGGAAAAATTCCAAAAGACATACAGAGGCTTCCATTCTTGATCTATTTGAACTTCTCGTCCAATAATCTGGAGGGTGAGGTACCGAAAGAAGGAGTGT GAAATACTACTGCAATATTATTGGATGAGAATCCCAAACTTTGTGGTGGTGTTTCAGAATTGCAACTACCACCATGTCCCATCAAAGTCCCAAAGCAGAGGAAGTTGCATGGTTTCAAACTAAAGTTAACAATTTCTTTAGTTGCTGGATGCTGTCTTCTGTTTGCAGTCATCTTTGCACTTTATTGGAGGAGTAAAACTCAAAAAAAGAAACCAGTATCTAAAGTGGCATCAATCAACTTCCTTTCAATAGTTTCATACCAGACACTTCATCAAGCTACTGGTGGATTCTCTCCAAGTAATCAAATTGGATCAGGTGGTTTTAGCTCTGTATACAAAGGGATTCTCAATCAAGAGGAAAACAGCATTGTTGCCATAAAAGTACTCACACTTCAACAGAAAGGAGCTTCCAAGAGTTTCACGGCAGAATGCAATGCACTGAGAAATATCCGGCACAGAAATCTTGTGAAGATCATAACATGTTGCTCCGGCACAGATAACAATGGTAATGACTTCAAAGCCCTAGTATTTGAGTACATGTCAAATGGAAGTTTAGAGGAGTGGTTGCATAGAGGTAATCAGTCTATGAGTTTGACCCTACTTCAGAGACTGAATGTTGCTATTGATGTGGCTTCTGCACTGTGTTATCTCCATGATCATTGTGAACCACAAATCATTCACCGGGACTTGAAGCCGAGCAATGTTCTTCTTGACGATGACATGGTTGCTCGTGTCAGTGATTTTGGGTTGGCAAGACTCATATCACCGACCGCCGACTGTTCTGGAAATCAATGTAGCACAGCTGGGATAAAGGGAACGGTTGGTTATGCTGCTCCAG AGTATGTAGTTGGTATTGAGCCATCAAGAGAAGGGGATGTATATAGTTATGGCGTCCTTGTGTTGCAATTGTTCACGGGAAGAAGACCCACTGATGAAATGTTTGTAGACGGTTGCAATATTCATAATTTTGTTGAGATGGCCATACCAGGAAGATTAATGCAGATTGTGGATCTTGCACTTCTTGCCAGCTTAGAAGTAACCACACCTGCAAGAGCACAGAATGAAGTGAATTACAAAAACGATGAAATTGAAGCAGCTGAAGAAAACATTGACAATGAGAATTTGAGCAAGATGAACACTTATGTGTGGAAGTGCATACTCCCAACCCTTAAGATTGGACTTGCCTACTCGGAAGAATCACCGAGGAATAGGATGTCTATGGAGGAGGTCCTTACAATAGTATTGACATCCGTCGACAGAGGCCTAGAAGCTAAACAAGAG GACTCAGTATGGCATCAGAAGCAAGGTGCCAATATTATGTGA
- the LOC126801756 gene encoding uncharacterized protein LOC126801756, protein MNRSFRAQESQMQAVMKQRQQLRASMRKEKEEELALFLEMKKREKERNDLLLNTSEEFDAPLGAKPGTSPIFDISSSTPAPARKTGADEFLNSENDKNDYDWLLTPPGTPLFPSLEMESHKTMMSQLGTPKARPTALKSRLANPQPEPAARSNLMSKQSASSPGLNSSSSGMRRPSSSGGPGSRPATPTGRPTVTSAPKPSRSSTPTSRATLTKSTVSAAKPTVSATKSTISGTKSTIPATKTTIPSRSSTPSRSTARSSTPTGRPTVPPPKSVSRASTPTRRPSMPSNTPSMSAPTSKSAPSVSKPVPPATRNPVPSRGPSPTVKSRPWKPSEMPGFSMDAPPNLRTTLPDRPLSASRGRPGAPSSRSSSIEPGPPGRPRRQSCSPSRGRAPNGSTHISGSSVPAFSRGHSKVNDNVSPVLMGTKMVERVINMRKLAPPRHDDKQSPHGNSGKSSLSPDSSGFGRTLSKKSLDMAIRHMDIRRSIPGNLRPLMTNIPASSMYSVRSGPARSRTVSVSDSPLATSSNASSEVSVNNNGLCLDVSGVEDAIGSERDGRSPASVQGR, encoded by the exons ATGAATCGGAGTTTTAGGGCTCAGGAGTCGCAAATGCAAGCGGTGATGAAGCAGAGGCAGCAGCTGAGGGCCTCAATGAGGAAGGAGAAGGAAGAAGAGCTCGCTTTGTTTCTAGAGATGAAGAAGAGGGAGAAGGAGAGGAACGATCTTCTTCTCAACACTTCTGAGGAGTTCGATGCGCCATTAG GGGCTAAACCGGGAACGTCTCCGATTTTCGATATATCCTCATCGACGCCAGCGCCTGCGCGCAAGACGGGAGCTGACGAGTTTCTGAATTCGGAGAATGATAAGAATGACTATGATTG GCTTTTAACTCCGCCTGGGACTCCTCTTTTCCCTTCATTGGAAATGGAATCACATAAGACCATGATGAGTCAGCTTGGAACCCCAAAGGCTCGTCCAACTGCACTCAAATCTAGA CTAGCGAATCCCCAGCCAGAGCCTGCTGCTAGGAGCAACTTAATGTCTAAACAATCAGCTTCTTCCCCTGGGTTGAATTCTTCTAGTTCAGGTATGCGAAGGCCCTCATCATCTGGGGGTCCAGGATCAAGACCTGCTACACCAACTGGACGCCCCACAGTGACTTCAGCTCCTAAACCTTCAAGATCATCAACACCTACTTCTCGAGCAACATTAACCAAGTCCACGGTTTCTGCAGCTAAGCCCACAGTTTCTGCAACAAAATCCACAATCTCTGGAACCAAATCCACAATTCCTGCAACTAAAACTACAATTCCCTCAAGATCCTCTACACCGTCAAGGTCGACGGCAAGATCTTCAACACCAACTGGCAGACCCACTGTTCCCCCACCCAAATCTGTATCAAGAGCATCAACACCAACTCGTCGACCGTCCATGCCATCCAATACACCTAGTATGTCGGCTCCTACATCAAAGTCCGCACCTTCAGTTTCAAAGCCAGTTCCCCCAGCAACAAGAAATCCGGTGCCATCACGTGGTCCATCCCCGACAGTGAAATCTAGACCATGGAAGCCCTCGGAAATGCCTGGATTCTCGATGGACGCCCCACCAAATTTAAGGACAACACTTCCTGATAGACCACTTTCAGCTTCTAGAGGTAGGCCTGGAGCACCCAGCTCCAGATCTTCTTCCATTGAGCCTGGTCCTCCTGGAAGACCAAGACGACAATCATGCTCTCCTTCAAGAGGAAGGGCTCCCAATGGCAGTACTCATATTAGCGGGAGCTCTGTTCCTGCATTCAGTCGTGGGCATTCTAAAGTTAATGACAATGTGAGCCCTGTTTTAATGGGAACAAAAATGGTTGAGAGGGTAATAAATATGCGGAAACTGGCTCCCCCCAGGCATGATGACAAACAATCTCCTCATGGTAACTCTGGGAAGTCATCTTTATCCCCAGACAGTTCAGGCTTTGGTAGAACACTCTCAAAGAAATCCCTTGATATGGCTATACGTCACATG GATATAAGGCGAAGCATTCCTGGTAATTTACGGCCATTGATGACAAATATTCCTGCATCCTCAATGTACAGTGTGAGATCAGGGCCTGCACGAAGCAGAACGGTCAGTGTTTCAGATTCTCCTCTTGCGACCAGCAGTAATGCTAGCTCTGAAGTCAGTGTAAACAACAATGGCCTGTGTTTAGATGTGAGTGGAGTAGAAGATGCTATTGGAAGTGAGAGAGATGGTCGATCTCCTGCCAGTGTGCAAGGTAGGTGA
- the LOC126802009 gene encoding arginyl-tRNA--protein transferase 1 isoform X2, translating to MAGKMKRSEASSSSSNSYNNQRAESVVVDYGKNKSTCGYCKSKARTSISHGLWAHSITINDYQDLLDRGWRRSGCFLYKPEMERTCCPPYTIRLKAGDFVHSKEQLRVSRRMQRFLDGALDCKQPVESTQGRGASKDARCQSHLGASSSASKNSGEKDGDEKLMSYLSDQVDEAIRSCLESGEFPDIQAPKASVKKVLQAKRKLLADGSGDLLYSSNIAFQLAAAMRRCLPDKKEAHEGRQSEHNAAENGLSPKLIAEKLESSLHQLGNTSSLSVKACNGHLNFYSATKPASSHGSAQIVSHSKGSAARSESKHCSLKSNSEYNHQVKRRRLEIRLKRSSFESEEYALYRRYQMMVHNDTPDHVTEGSYKSFLVDTPLIYVPPTNDGTVPPCGFGSFHQQYVIDGKLVAVGVIDILPKCLSSKYLFWDPDFAFLSLGKYSALQEINWVKENQVHCPSLQYYYLGYYIHSCSKMRYKAAYRPCELLCPLRYRWIPFDISKPLLDRNKYAVLSDCTVSQDRDFSSINDSEDVIDIQHDYNDQDGNRRCCW from the exons ATGGCTGGGAAGATGAAGCGGAGCGAggccagcagcagcagcagcaacagtTACAACAACCAGAGAGCCGAGAGCGTCGTCGTCGATTACGGCAAGAACAAAAGCACCTGCGGCTATTGCAAATCCAAAGCTCGCACCAGCATCTCTCACG GGTTGTGGGCGCATAGCATTACGATTAATGACTATCAAG ATCTTCTTGACCGGGGGTGGAGAAGATCCGGTTGTTTTCTTTACAAGCCGGAGATGGAGAGGACATGCTGCCCTCCTTATACTATTCGTTTGAAAGCTGGCGATTTTGTTCATTCCAAAGAGCAGCTTCGGGTGTCTAGGCGAATGCAGAG GTTTTTAGATGGTGCCTTGGATTGTAAACAGCCAGTGGAGTCTACACAGGGTCGAGGTGCTTCTAAGGACGCACGTTGCCAGAGCCACCTTGGTGCTTCAAGCTCAGCTTCCAAAAACAGTGGAGAGAAAGATGGGGATGAGAAACTTATGAGTTACTTATCAGATCAAGTTGATGAAGCAATTCGTTCTTGCTTAGAAAGCGGGGAGTTCCCTGACATTCAAGCTCCAAAAGCTTCTGTGAAAAAGGTTTTACAGGCAAAAAGAAAGCTATTAGCTGATGGGTCTGGAGATCTCTTATACTCCAGCAATATAGCATTTCAACTAGCGGCTGCTATGAGACGGTGTCTGCCAGATAAGAAGGAAGCCCACGAGGGAAGACAATCAGAACACAATGCAGCGGAAAATGGGTTGTCTCCAAAACTCATTGCTGAAAAGCTAGAAAGTTCATTACATCAGTTGGGGAACACTTCTAGTCTATCAGTAAAGGCTTGCAATGGACACTTAAATTTTTATTCTGCCACAAAACCTGCTTCCTCACATGGAAGTGCTCAAATTGTTAGCCACTCCAAAGGATCCGCTGCCAGGTCGGAAAGTAAACACTGCAGCTTGAAAAGTAACTCTGAATATAATCATCAGGTGAAGAGGCGGAGGCTTGAAATTCGACTTAAAAGGTCCAGTTTTGAATCAGAAGAGTATGCCTTATATAgaagatatcaaatgatggtGCATAATGACACCCCTGACCATGTTACAGAAGGCTCATATAAGAGTTTCTTAGTTGATACTCCCTTAATATATGTTCCCCCAACAAATGATGGTACAGTTCCCCCATGTGGCTTTGGCTCTTTCCACCAGCAGTATGTAATTGATGGCAAACTTGTTGCAGTTGGTGTTATAGACATTCTCCCTAAATGTTTATCCAGTAAATATTTATTCTGGGACCCAGACTTTGCGTTCCTATCACTAGGGAAATATTCAGCACTACAAGAGATAAATTGGGTGAAAGAGAATCAAGTCCATTGCCCTTCTCTTCAATACTATTATCTTGGTTACTACATCCACTCCTGCAGTAAGATGAGATACAAAGCAGCATATCGCCCATGCGAACTACTGTGCCCTCTTAGGTACCG GTGGATTCCGTTTGATATATCCAAGCCTTTGCTTGACAGAAACAAGTATGCTGTTTTATCCGATTGTACAGTCTCTCAAGATAGGGACTTCTCATCAATTAATGATTCTGAAGATGTCATAGATATTCAACATGATTACAATGACCAAGATG GAAACAGGAGATGCTGCTGGTGA
- the LOC126802009 gene encoding arginyl-tRNA--protein transferase 2 isoform X1, with product MAGKMKRSEASSSSSNSYNNQRAESVVVDYGKNKSTCGYCKSKARTSISHGLWAHSITINDYQDLLDRGWRRSGCFLYKPEMERTCCPPYTIRLKAGDFVHSKEQLRVSRRMQRFLDGALDCKQPVESTQGRGASKDARCQSHLGASSSASKNSGEKDGDEKLMSYLSDQVDEAIRSCLESGEFPDIQAPKASVKKVLQAKRKLLADGSGDLLYSSNIAFQLAAAMRRCLPDKKEAHEGRQSEHNAAENGLSPKLIAEKLESSLHQLGNTSSLSVKACNGHLNFYSATKPASSHGSAQIVSHSKGSAARSESKHCSLKSNSEYNHQVKRRRLEIRLKRSSFESEEYALYRRYQMMVHNDTPDHVTEGSYKSFLVDTPLIYVPPTNDGTVPPCGFGSFHQQYVIDGKLVAVGVIDILPKCLSSKYLFWDPDFAFLSLGKYSALQEINWVKENQVHCPSLQYYYLGYYIHSCSKMRYKAAYRPCELLCPLRYRWIPFDISKPLLDRNKYAVLSDCTVSQDRDFSSINDSEDVIDIQHDYNDQDGEFLIYDEEMIEPEYESSDDEPHQETGDAAGDILIGLKGSRVRFKDLKQAFGPSERSYLESQLSRYTEVVGEELAGQMVYSIE from the exons ATGGCTGGGAAGATGAAGCGGAGCGAggccagcagcagcagcagcaacagtTACAACAACCAGAGAGCCGAGAGCGTCGTCGTCGATTACGGCAAGAACAAAAGCACCTGCGGCTATTGCAAATCCAAAGCTCGCACCAGCATCTCTCACG GGTTGTGGGCGCATAGCATTACGATTAATGACTATCAAG ATCTTCTTGACCGGGGGTGGAGAAGATCCGGTTGTTTTCTTTACAAGCCGGAGATGGAGAGGACATGCTGCCCTCCTTATACTATTCGTTTGAAAGCTGGCGATTTTGTTCATTCCAAAGAGCAGCTTCGGGTGTCTAGGCGAATGCAGAG GTTTTTAGATGGTGCCTTGGATTGTAAACAGCCAGTGGAGTCTACACAGGGTCGAGGTGCTTCTAAGGACGCACGTTGCCAGAGCCACCTTGGTGCTTCAAGCTCAGCTTCCAAAAACAGTGGAGAGAAAGATGGGGATGAGAAACTTATGAGTTACTTATCAGATCAAGTTGATGAAGCAATTCGTTCTTGCTTAGAAAGCGGGGAGTTCCCTGACATTCAAGCTCCAAAAGCTTCTGTGAAAAAGGTTTTACAGGCAAAAAGAAAGCTATTAGCTGATGGGTCTGGAGATCTCTTATACTCCAGCAATATAGCATTTCAACTAGCGGCTGCTATGAGACGGTGTCTGCCAGATAAGAAGGAAGCCCACGAGGGAAGACAATCAGAACACAATGCAGCGGAAAATGGGTTGTCTCCAAAACTCATTGCTGAAAAGCTAGAAAGTTCATTACATCAGTTGGGGAACACTTCTAGTCTATCAGTAAAGGCTTGCAATGGACACTTAAATTTTTATTCTGCCACAAAACCTGCTTCCTCACATGGAAGTGCTCAAATTGTTAGCCACTCCAAAGGATCCGCTGCCAGGTCGGAAAGTAAACACTGCAGCTTGAAAAGTAACTCTGAATATAATCATCAGGTGAAGAGGCGGAGGCTTGAAATTCGACTTAAAAGGTCCAGTTTTGAATCAGAAGAGTATGCCTTATATAgaagatatcaaatgatggtGCATAATGACACCCCTGACCATGTTACAGAAGGCTCATATAAGAGTTTCTTAGTTGATACTCCCTTAATATATGTTCCCCCAACAAATGATGGTACAGTTCCCCCATGTGGCTTTGGCTCTTTCCACCAGCAGTATGTAATTGATGGCAAACTTGTTGCAGTTGGTGTTATAGACATTCTCCCTAAATGTTTATCCAGTAAATATTTATTCTGGGACCCAGACTTTGCGTTCCTATCACTAGGGAAATATTCAGCACTACAAGAGATAAATTGGGTGAAAGAGAATCAAGTCCATTGCCCTTCTCTTCAATACTATTATCTTGGTTACTACATCCACTCCTGCAGTAAGATGAGATACAAAGCAGCATATCGCCCATGCGAACTACTGTGCCCTCTTAGGTACCG GTGGATTCCGTTTGATATATCCAAGCCTTTGCTTGACAGAAACAAGTATGCTGTTTTATCCGATTGTACAGTCTCTCAAGATAGGGACTTCTCATCAATTAATGATTCTGAAGATGTCATAGATATTCAACATGATTACAATGACCAAGATGGTGAGTTTCTTATATATGATGAAGAGATGATTGAGCCTGAATATGAAAGCTCTGACGATGAACCGCATCAGGAAACAGGAGATGCTGCTGGTGACATTTTAATCGGGTTGAAGGGATCTCGTGTGAGATTTAAG GATTTAAAGCAAGCCTTTGGTCCCTCAGAACGAAGTTACTTGGAATCCCAGTTGAGTAGATACACAGAAGTTGTAGGTGAAGAGCTTGCTGGACAAATGGTTTATTCAATTGAGTGA
- the LOC126801598 gene encoding protein yippee-like — MGRLFVLSLEGKIYSCKHCRTHLALYEDIVSKSFQSRHGKAYLFGKVVNVTCGETEERAMMTGLHTVADIFCVGCGSIVGWKYETAHDKSQKYKEGKSVLERVKISGPEGNNYWVSHGGHIGGSDADDV, encoded by the exons ATGGGAAGACTGTTTGTGCTGAGTCTTGAGGGGAAGATCTATAGCTGCAAGCACTGCCGGACCCATCTTGCTCTTTATGAAGACATAGTTTCCAAG TCTTTCCAGTCCAGGCATGGGAAGGCTTATCTCTTTGGTAAAgt AGTGAACGTAACTTGTGGAGAGACTGAAGAGAGAGCCATGATGACCGGGTTGCACACTGTCGCCGACATTTTCTGTGTTGGGTGTGGGTCAATAGTGGGGTGGAAATAT GAAACTGCTCATGACAAGAGCCAGAAGTACAAGGAAGGAAAATCCGTCCTCGAGCG GGTCAAGATATCAGGTCCTGAAGGAAACAATTATTGGGTCAGCCATGGAGGGCATATTGGTGGCAGCGATGCAGATGATGTTTGA
- the LOC126802908 gene encoding chlorophyll a-b binding protein CP29.3, chloroplastic: MATTAAVTSHFFGAQLQNPSPSFGKFQALFSFGKKSPPPPPKKAPKKPETNRLVWFPGAQPPEWLDGSYVGDRGFDPLGLGKPVEYLQFDYDGLDQNLAKNLAGDVIGTRIEASDLNPTPLQPYTEVFGLQRFRECELIHGRWAMLGSLGALAVEGLTGVAWQDAGKVELVEGSSYLGLPLPFSITTLIWIEVLLLGYIEFQRNAELDPEMRLYPGGKFFDPLGLAADPEEKERLQLAEIKHARLAMVVFLIFGIQAAVTGKGPISFLATFNK; encoded by the exons ATGGCCACCACAGCTGCCGTCACGTCACATTTTTTTGGAGCTCAACTCCAAAACCCTAGCCCTAGCTTCGGAAAGTTCCAAGCTCTCTTTAGCTTCGGAAAGaagtcaccaccaccaccaccaaagaAGGCTCCCAAGAAGCCGGAGACCAACCGGCTCGTGTGGTTTCCCGGTGCACAACCGCCAGAATGGCTCGACGGTTCGTACGTCGGTGACCGCGGGTTTGATCCACTGGGGCTGGGGAAGCCAGTGGAGTACTTGCAGTTTGACTACGACGGGTTGGACCAGAACCTGGCCAAGAACTTGGCTGGTGATGTGATCGGGACCAGGATCGAAGCTTCCGACCTCAACCCGACGCCGTTGCAGCCATACACGGAGGTTTTCGGGCTGCAGAGGTTCAGAGAGTGTGAGCTGATTCATGGGAGGTGGGCAATGCTGGGATCTCTTGGGGCTCTAGCTGTTGAAGGCCTCACCGGCGTTGCATGGCAAGACGCTGGAAAG GTTGAATTGGTTGAAGGATCATCCTACCTCGGCCTTCCACTTCCCTTTTCCATTACCACCTTGATCTGGATCGAGGTGTTGCTGCTAGGGTACATCGAGTTCCAAAGGAATGCAGAACTCGACCCCGAGATGAGGTTATACCCGGGTGGCAAGTTTTTTGATCCATTGGGTTTGGCTGCTGATCCGGAAGAGAAGGAAAGACTTCAACTGGCTGAGATCAAGCATGCTCGTCTGGCTATGGTGGTCTTCCTGATTTTTGGTATTCAAGCTGCTGTGACAGGAAAAGGACCCATCAGTTTTCTAGCTACCTTCAACAAATAA